The following proteins come from a genomic window of Nostoc sp. ATCC 53789:
- the bioF gene encoding 8-amino-7-oxononanoate synthase yields the protein MTDPYAWLEQSLATIHRADWYRSVQPINGRPGATVVLAGQEVINFASNDYLGLAGDERLMAAATAAIAEFGTGSTGSRLLSGHRELHGELEKAIASTKQTEEALVFSSGYLANLGAITALVGKRDLILSDQYNHSSLKNGAILSGAAVVEYPHCDLEVLKTQLSQQRQNYRRCLILTDTVFSMDGDLCPLPALFDLADEFSCMLLVDEAHATGVLGKTGAGCVEHFGCTGKQLIQIGTLSKALGSLGGYVAGSSALIDFLRNRAPSWIYTTGLSPADTAAALAAIKIVQQEPQHLAQLWGNIHYLKTLLQQLPNLKLLPSESPILCFQLPNATDALKAGKQLRDAGIFAPAIRPPTVPTSRIRISVMATHEVAHIEKLVAVLKDVI from the coding sequence ATGACCGACCCTTATGCCTGGCTAGAACAGTCCTTAGCAACAATTCATCGAGCAGACTGGTATCGTTCGGTACAACCTATCAACGGTCGTCCGGGTGCAACGGTGGTTTTAGCTGGGCAAGAGGTAATTAATTTTGCCAGCAATGACTATTTGGGATTGGCTGGGGATGAGCGGTTGATGGCAGCCGCAACTGCTGCGATCGCAGAATTTGGCACTGGTAGTACTGGTTCTAGATTACTCAGTGGGCATCGAGAATTGCATGGGGAGTTAGAAAAGGCGATCGCATCTACCAAACAAACAGAAGAGGCCTTGGTATTTAGTTCCGGGTATCTGGCTAATTTGGGTGCAATTACCGCCCTTGTGGGCAAGCGTGATTTAATTTTATCTGACCAGTACAATCATTCCAGTTTGAAAAATGGAGCAATTCTTAGCGGTGCAGCAGTTGTGGAATATCCGCACTGTGATCTTGAAGTCCTAAAAACTCAGTTGAGTCAACAACGACAAAATTACCGACGCTGTTTGATTCTTACTGATACTGTCTTCAGCATGGACGGCGATTTATGTCCGTTGCCCGCGCTGTTCGATCTGGCTGATGAATTTAGCTGTATGCTGCTAGTCGATGAGGCTCATGCTACCGGCGTACTAGGAAAAACTGGCGCTGGGTGTGTCGAGCATTTTGGGTGTACAGGAAAGCAATTAATTCAAATTGGGACTTTGAGTAAAGCTTTGGGTAGTTTAGGCGGTTATGTGGCAGGAAGTAGCGCCTTAATTGACTTTTTGCGGAACCGCGCACCCAGTTGGATTTATACCACTGGGCTTTCACCTGCTGATACAGCAGCAGCCTTAGCAGCAATCAAGATAGTGCAACAAGAACCGCAACACCTTGCCCAATTGTGGGGGAATATACATTACTTGAAAACTTTGCTGCAACAGTTACCTAACTTAAAATTGCTGCCTTCTGAATCACCCATATTATGTTTTCAATTGCCTAATGCTACAGATGCCCTCAAAGCTGGAAAACAGCTAAGAGATGCTGGCATTTTTGCCCCAGCAATTCGTCCTCCTACAGTGCCCACAAGTCGAATCAGAATATCTGTGATGGCGACTCATGAAGTAGCACATATTGAAAAATTGGTAGCAGTGCTGAAGGATGTTATCTGA
- the ruvA gene encoding Holliday junction branch migration protein RuvA: MISYLKGIVAGIQTIGANRVILTLEVNGLGYDLQVPQRLANQLPESGGVAQIFTHFQIREEVPYLYGFASPAERDLFRHLLTVTGIGAALAIALLDTLELPDLVQAIIAGNTQILIQAPGVGKKIAERICLELKSKLVEWRKSAGFFVATGGPAPGILEEVQMTLFALGYTAHEVSHALHVVSEDIGLPKDAYVEDWIKQAIAHLSSEQV, translated from the coding sequence ATGATTAGTTATCTAAAAGGTATAGTCGCTGGTATCCAAACAATTGGCGCTAATCGCGTGATTCTGACTCTGGAAGTCAATGGCTTGGGGTACGATTTGCAAGTTCCCCAACGGCTAGCAAACCAGTTACCAGAATCGGGAGGCGTGGCGCAAATTTTTACCCATTTCCAAATTCGGGAAGAAGTGCCCTACTTATATGGCTTTGCTTCCCCAGCCGAACGCGATTTATTTCGCCACTTGCTGACTGTCACAGGGATTGGTGCAGCCTTAGCGATCGCACTCCTGGACACTCTGGAACTACCAGATTTAGTCCAAGCAATTATCGCTGGCAATACACAAATCTTAATTCAGGCTCCTGGTGTCGGCAAAAAAATCGCAGAGCGCATCTGTTTGGAACTGAAAAGCAAATTAGTCGAGTGGCGTAAATCAGCCGGGTTCTTCGTCGCCACAGGCGGGCCAGCACCAGGAATTCTCGAAGAGGTGCAAATGACCCTCTTCGCCCTGGGATATACTGCTCATGAAGTCAGTCACGCCCTGCATGTAGTCAGCGAAGACATCGGCCTACCCAAAGATGCCTACGTCGAAGATTGGATTAAACAAGCGATCGCTCATCTCAGTAGCGAACAAGTTTAA
- a CDS encoding AAA family ATPase, whose protein sequence is MLEIPEYQIRIKIHESANSRVYRGINQQNNLPVIFKVLKKDYPTPEEITRYKLEYEITRSLSLEGVVQAYSLQQYQRSFVIILEDFGGESLTKIITKTQFSLTDFLKIAIQIVETLGAIHTANIIHKDINPSNIVFNPRTQQLKIIDFGISTVLSREILTLRNLPILEGTLAYISPEQTGRMNRSLDYRTDFYSLGVTFYELLTHRLPFESSDALELIHYHLALEPVPPHFINSGIPVIVSGIVLKLLAKTAENRYQSAWGIKNDLEECLKQLQHTGRIESFLLGQEDISDKFHIPEKLYGREREVEMLLAAFERVAGKDNSDLSASASHVEVMLIAGYSGIGKSVLVQEIYQPITQQRGYFVSGKFDQYQRNIPYFAIAQALESLIKQLLAEDEVQLSQWRQNLLAALGSNSRVITQVIPALELIVGNQPEVPVLPPTEAQNRFHQVFQNFIRVFTQSEHPLAIFLDDLQWVDNASLKLIQLLATATKGQSLLLMGAYRDSEVNAAHPLIQMVEEIRQSGGVVNQLSLLPLSLHHINQFIADTLHCQPEDSLSLAELVQRKTGGNPFFMNEFLKSLYTEGLLEFNHQTKKWQWSIEQIQQQGITDNIVDLMALKIQKLNKNTQEVLQLAACIGNSFELETLALTAELSQRETAQALRMAIAQGFILPLSNAHKSVELDVPLPSNCSAIEYKFAHDRIQQAAYSLIPQAEQSKIHWQVGQSLLQITPTENLEHQIFDITNQLNLGKKLLKTQSEQDNLSRFNLMAGEKAKASGAYDAAWQYLQTGLDLLTTDSWQTNHDFTLTLYSATTEAAYLSGNFEQVEPLFQQVINHAKTLLASLKVYDVKIQTYVAQSQLLEAIQISLQLLQQLGVHLPIQPTFEDVQQALSETASKLANRRIEDLVDLQMMSEPEMLAAMQLLTSMCASAYLAVPPLFLLVVLKMVDLLIEYGNMMLAPFAYAAYGIILCGVVLDIEAGYQFGQLAVSLLDRLDAKPIQARSLFAVSNQINVWKTHLKHSLKPLQDCYQVGIEQGDFEFAGYAAMYFCGNSLAIGQPLAELQLHLTSYAQAVKQIKHSAGINFVEICWQTVLNLVQKVPNPGMLSGQVYDEAIHLPQMQQTHFHAGLFYFYLNKLFLCYLFDDANQAIGNAVLAQEYLPAMTGAALVAIFHFYDSLCRLAVYSNTDTAKQSELLEQVAENQAKMKNWAHHAPMNYLHKWHLVEAERHRVLGEVVEAMDAYDRAIALARENEYLQEESLANELAAKFYLANNRIAIAKVYLQEARYGYSRWGAMAKVQDLERRYPQLLEVQTERTNIGKVDITESTSRKLEALDLETVLKASQAIASEILLDKLLAKIMTILIENAGAQTGYLILPTQEKWQIEAMGSIGDEKIAVLQSIPLESISADSTPCLPTALINYVVRTQESIVLNNAAQVGNFQSEPWIVQRQSKSILCATLLNQGKLTGIVLLENNLTTNAFTPERIEIFSLLSTQAAISIDNARLLKQQSELNQSLRAEIAERQRAEKDRDRLIAILEASTDHIGMATPQGNVFWNNAQARKLAGIPLDADLCTFSNYHPQWALEIIQNQGIPLAIRDGTWVGETALLDIDGREIPVSQMIIAHKATDGSLEYLSTIIRDISEVKRREEDLKRSETTLQNLVMGTAAVTGQDFFAALVGHIAKALHVRYALVTELVNGELKALAFWAHGALQPQISYFPARTPCEFALRNGLFYCKKLVQQIFPEDLDLVVMQAESYLGISLKNANGDPIGNLCILDVQPLVDTERTEVILKVFAARAAAELERQRAIEALHQLNQSLEIRVKQRTAQLEAANKALEAFSYSVSHDLRAPLRAIVGFSRIMQEDYGEQLDAEGNRYLKIVRDNAKRMGELIDDLLNLSRLDRKEMSRQPVLMNEIIQEVLSDLAPDFEGRQIEFAIADLPICQADLSLFKQVWLNLLSNAIKYTRYKSPACIEVGYEIMAGEGVYFIRDNGAGFDMRYADNLFGVFQRLHREQEFTGTGIGLAIVQRIIQRHGGRIWAEAAIDRGATFYFTLQGEINP, encoded by the coding sequence ATGCTGGAAATTCCTGAATATCAAATTCGGATAAAAATTCATGAAAGTGCTAATTCACGGGTCTATAGGGGAATTAATCAACAGAATAATCTGCCTGTCATCTTCAAAGTTTTAAAAAAAGACTACCCGACACCAGAAGAAATAACACGCTATAAGCTCGAATATGAAATTACGCGTAGCTTGTCATTGGAAGGTGTTGTCCAGGCTTATAGTTTGCAGCAATACCAAAGGAGTTTTGTCATCATTCTGGAAGATTTCGGGGGCGAATCTTTAACAAAAATCATAACAAAAACACAGTTTTCATTAACAGATTTCCTGAAAATAGCCATTCAGATTGTTGAAACCTTGGGTGCGATTCATACAGCAAATATCATTCATAAAGATATCAATCCATCTAATATTGTTTTTAATCCAAGAACACAACAACTTAAAATTATTGACTTTGGTATTTCAACTGTATTGTCACGGGAGATATTAACTCTCAGAAATCTACCGATATTAGAGGGAACACTAGCCTATATATCTCCAGAGCAAACAGGCAGAATGAACCGTTCTTTGGACTATAGAACTGATTTTTACTCTTTAGGTGTTACCTTTTATGAACTGTTGACCCATCGATTGCCGTTTGAATCCAGTGATGCGCTGGAGTTAATTCATTATCACCTAGCTTTGGAACCTGTTCCACCCCATTTTATCAATTCAGGAATTCCTGTGATAGTCTCAGGAATTGTACTGAAACTATTAGCAAAAACAGCAGAAAATCGCTATCAAAGCGCCTGGGGAATTAAAAATGATTTAGAAGAGTGCCTGAAACAGCTACAACACACGGGAAGAATTGAGTCTTTTTTGCTAGGACAAGAGGATATTTCTGATAAGTTTCATATCCCTGAAAAACTCTATGGCAGAGAAAGGGAGGTGGAGATGTTATTAGCGGCCTTTGAAAGAGTAGCAGGGAAAGATAACTCTGATTTATCCGCGTCTGCTTCTCATGTTGAAGTGATGTTGATAGCAGGATACTCTGGTATTGGTAAGTCAGTTTTAGTGCAGGAAATTTATCAGCCGATTACGCAACAACGGGGGTACTTTGTTTCTGGTAAATTCGATCAGTATCAGCGCAATATCCCTTACTTTGCGATCGCTCAAGCCTTAGAGTCACTGATCAAACAATTACTGGCTGAAGACGAAGTGCAGCTGTCTCAATGGCGACAGAACCTTTTAGCTGCCCTCGGCTCAAACAGTCGAGTTATTACCCAGGTAATTCCAGCACTGGAATTGATTGTAGGCAATCAACCAGAAGTACCTGTATTACCACCAACGGAAGCCCAAAATCGCTTTCATCAAGTTTTCCAAAATTTCATTCGCGTTTTTACACAATCAGAACATCCCCTCGCCATATTTTTAGACGATCTCCAGTGGGTAGATAATGCCTCACTGAAGCTGATCCAACTACTAGCTACTGCTACCAAGGGGCAATCTTTGTTGTTGATGGGGGCATACCGAGATAGCGAGGTTAATGCCGCTCATCCCCTGATTCAGATGGTGGAAGAAATTCGGCAGAGTGGAGGAGTGGTAAACCAACTTTCTCTTTTGCCATTGAGCCTACATCATATCAATCAGTTCATCGCCGATACATTGCACTGCCAACCAGAAGATTCCCTGTCTTTAGCTGAACTGGTGCAACGAAAAACTGGTGGTAATCCCTTTTTCATGAACGAATTTTTGAAATCTCTCTATACTGAAGGGCTACTGGAATTTAATCACCAAACCAAAAAATGGCAATGGTCGATCGAGCAAATTCAGCAGCAGGGAATTACAGATAATATTGTCGATTTGATGGCTCTCAAGATTCAAAAGCTTAATAAAAATACGCAGGAAGTGTTGCAGCTAGCTGCCTGCATTGGCAACTCTTTTGAGCTGGAAACTCTGGCACTGACTGCAGAATTATCCCAGCGAGAAACCGCCCAGGCTTTAAGAATGGCGATCGCTCAAGGGTTCATTTTACCCCTAAGTAATGCCCACAAATCGGTTGAGTTGGATGTACCACTCCCTAGCAATTGTTCTGCCATTGAATATAAATTTGCCCACGATCGCATTCAGCAAGCAGCCTATTCCCTGATTCCTCAAGCCGAGCAAAGCAAGATCCATTGGCAAGTCGGACAGTCCTTATTACAAATAACTCCAACAGAAAACTTAGAACACCAGATTTTTGATATTACCAACCAACTGAACCTGGGCAAAAAACTCCTCAAAACTCAATCCGAGCAGGATAACTTGTCTCGCTTCAACCTGATGGCGGGAGAAAAAGCCAAGGCATCAGGTGCTTATGATGCTGCGTGGCAATATTTGCAGACTGGTTTGGATCTACTGACAACCGATAGCTGGCAAACAAACCATGATTTTACCCTTACCCTGTATAGTGCAACAACAGAAGCAGCCTATCTGAGCGGTAATTTTGAGCAAGTAGAGCCACTATTCCAACAGGTAATTAACCACGCCAAAACCCTACTAGCCAGCTTAAAAGTCTACGATGTCAAAATTCAAACTTATGTTGCTCAAAGTCAATTACTAGAGGCAATTCAAATTAGTTTACAGCTACTTCAGCAATTAGGAGTTCACCTCCCCATCCAGCCAACCTTTGAGGATGTTCAGCAGGCACTCTCGGAAACCGCCTCCAAATTGGCGAATAGACGCATTGAAGATTTAGTTGACTTACAAATGATGTCTGAGCCAGAAATGCTGGCGGCAATGCAGCTTTTAACAAGTATGTGTGCATCAGCTTATTTGGCAGTTCCTCCCCTATTTTTGCTGGTTGTACTCAAGATGGTGGATTTGCTGATTGAGTACGGAAATATGATGTTAGCTCCCTTTGCTTATGCCGCTTATGGGATTATTCTCTGTGGAGTTGTATTGGACATTGAAGCAGGATATCAATTTGGTCAACTAGCTGTAAGTCTGCTCGATCGCCTAGATGCCAAACCCATTCAAGCCAGAAGTCTATTCGCGGTTAGCAACCAGATTAATGTTTGGAAGACACACCTAAAACACAGCCTGAAACCACTCCAAGATTGCTATCAGGTTGGTATTGAGCAGGGCGATTTCGAGTTTGCTGGCTACGCTGCCATGTATTTCTGTGGTAATTCATTGGCAATCGGTCAACCCCTGGCTGAACTCCAATTACATCTAACAAGTTATGCCCAAGCAGTGAAACAAATTAAGCACTCGGCGGGGATTAATTTCGTCGAGATTTGCTGGCAAACTGTTTTGAACCTGGTTCAGAAGGTTCCAAATCCTGGGATGTTATCTGGTCAAGTTTATGATGAAGCAATCCACCTACCCCAGATGCAACAAACCCATTTTCACGCGGGTTTGTTCTATTTCTACCTCAATAAATTATTTCTCTGTTATTTATTTGACGATGCAAATCAGGCAATTGGCAATGCTGTCCTCGCTCAAGAGTACTTACCAGCAATGACTGGAGCGGCATTGGTTGCCATCTTTCACTTCTACGATTCCCTATGCAGACTGGCGGTATATTCCAACACAGATACAGCGAAACAATCCGAGTTGCTGGAGCAGGTAGCAGAAAATCAGGCAAAAATGAAAAATTGGGCGCACCATGCCCCGATGAACTATCTACACAAGTGGCATTTGGTAGAAGCAGAACGGCATCGGGTATTGGGTGAAGTAGTAGAAGCAATGGATGCCTACGATCGCGCTATCGCCCTGGCGAGAGAAAACGAATACCTCCAAGAAGAAAGCCTGGCCAACGAACTAGCAGCAAAATTTTATCTGGCAAACAACCGGATAGCGATCGCTAAAGTCTATCTGCAAGAGGCAAGGTACGGCTACAGCCGTTGGGGAGCAATGGCTAAAGTCCAAGATTTGGAAAGACGTTATCCCCAACTACTAGAGGTGCAAACTGAAAGAACTAACATCGGTAAAGTTGACATTACAGAATCGACTTCTAGAAAGTTAGAAGCACTTGATTTAGAAACAGTATTGAAAGCCTCCCAAGCGATCGCTAGTGAAATTTTGTTAGATAAACTCCTGGCAAAAATAATGACGATCTTGATTGAGAATGCCGGGGCACAAACCGGTTATCTAATTTTACCAACACAAGAAAAATGGCAGATTGAGGCAATGGGATCGATTGGCGATGAGAAAATAGCTGTTTTGCAATCAATTCCTCTGGAATCAATATCAGCAGACAGTACTCCTTGCTTGCCAACTGCCCTAATTAATTATGTAGTTCGCACCCAAGAAAGCATCGTCCTCAATAATGCGGCTCAAGTCGGTAACTTTCAATCTGAACCCTGGATTGTGCAACGCCAATCAAAATCGATTCTTTGTGCTACTTTATTAAACCAGGGAAAACTCACAGGAATTGTCCTTTTAGAAAATAATCTAACCACTAACGCATTTACCCCAGAGCGAATTGAAATCTTCAGTTTACTTTCGACTCAGGCGGCTATTTCCATTGACAATGCCCGTTTATTGAAGCAACAGTCAGAACTGAATCAATCCTTACGGGCTGAAATTGCCGAACGCCAAAGAGCAGAAAAAGACCGCGATCGCTTAATTGCCATTCTTGAAGCATCCACCGATCATATTGGCATGGCCACCCCCCAAGGCAATGTTTTCTGGAATAATGCTCAAGCTAGGAAACTAGCAGGGATACCACTGGATGCAGACCTTTGCACATTCAGCAACTACCATCCCCAGTGGGCATTAGAGATTATTCAAAACCAGGGCATTCCTCTGGCGATTCGAGATGGTACCTGGGTGGGTGAAACCGCTTTGTTGGACATTGATGGCAGAGAAATTCCGGTTTCCCAAATGATCATTGCTCATAAAGCAACAGATGGCAGTCTGGAATATTTATCTACCATTATCCGGGATATTAGTGAGGTAAAACGCCGGGAAGAGGATCTGAAAAGATCGGAAACAACGCTGCAAAATTTGGTTATGGGAACGGCTGCGGTTACAGGACAAGATTTTTTCGCAGCTTTGGTTGGTCATATAGCCAAAGCCTTGCACGTCCGCTATGCCCTCGTTACTGAACTAGTAAATGGCGAACTTAAAGCCCTAGCTTTTTGGGCGCATGGGGCATTACAACCACAAATATCCTACTTTCCGGCCCGTACACCATGCGAATTTGCCTTGAGAAACGGCTTATTCTACTGCAAAAAGCTTGTTCAGCAAATTTTCCCGGAAGACTTAGACTTAGTGGTAATGCAGGCAGAGAGTTATCTGGGTATTTCCTTAAAAAATGCCAATGGCGACCCAATTGGTAATCTTTGTATTCTTGACGTACAACCACTGGTAGATACGGAACGAACAGAAGTAATTCTAAAGGTATTTGCCGCACGAGCAGCAGCAGAATTGGAGCGCCAGAGGGCAATTGAAGCCCTACATCAACTGAACCAGTCTTTAGAAATCAGGGTCAAACAACGAACTGCCCAATTGGAAGCTGCTAACAAAGCATTAGAGGCGTTTTCCTACTCTGTTTCTCATGATTTACGGGCACCACTGCGGGCGATCGTTGGTTTTTCGAGAATTATGCAAGAAGATTATGGTGAGCAACTTGATGCGGAAGGCAATCGTTATCTGAAAATTGTCCGAGACAATGCCAAACGCATGGGTGAGTTGATCGACGACCTATTGAACCTATCCCGCCTGGATCGTAAGGAAATGTCCCGGCAGCCTGTTTTGATGAATGAGATTATTCAAGAGGTGCTGAGTGATTTAGCCCCAGATTTTGAAGGTCGTCAAATTGAGTTTGCGATCGCTGATTTACCCATCTGTCAAGCTGATCTTTCCTTGTTTAAACAAGTTTGGCTAAATCTATTGTCAAATGCCATCAAATATACCCGCTACAAATCTCCTGCTTGCATTGAAGTCGGCTATGAGATTATGGCTGGTGAAGGAGTGTATTTTATCAGAGATAATGGGGCAGGATTTGATATGCGGTATGCAGATAATTTGTTTGGGGTATTCCAACGGCTGCACCGCGAACAAGAATTTACAGGCACGGGGATCGGACTAGCGATCGTGCAACGCATTATTCAACGCCACGGCGGGCGGATTTGGGCCGAAGCAGCGATCGATCGAGGTGCGACGTTTTATTTCACCCTTCAAGGGGAAATTAACCCATGA
- a CDS encoding EAL domain-containing protein: protein MNELLNILIIEDSEEDAMLVIHELRRGGFNPNWQRVQTDKELQIALNSQTWDVMISDYRLPGFNAPAALEIAKQSQKDIPFILVSGTIGEVLAVEMMKAGANDYVMKDNLNRLPEAVRRELRDAQVRAERKQAQKLLQTLASNIPGMIYSFVQYSNGSIAFDYISFGCLDLLELTPDQILENASLCFVQIHPDDYPGCYAAANESAQTLKPFSYEWRLVTPSGKLKWVQASARPECRENGDIVWYGVLLDVSERQVALRDRKQAQELIIHNSLHDPLTDLPNRTLLIERLELAINRAKRLETYRYAVLFLDLDRFKVINDSLGHLAGDQLLKNIAHKLKTHLREVDLVARIGGDEFVILLEDISDIEKAIQITERMLIDFQTPLILNDTEVVISTSIGIVLGTNKYSQASDLLRDADIAMYQAKAQRRNSYKIFDVRMHTQAVNRLTIETDIRKAIEREEFVIYYQPIVDILGDGQSKAGRLIGFEALLRWQHPTRGLVLPKEFVPIAEETGLIVQIDRWMLYKACQHLANWKAKFTTHFPIKVNINLSVQDIRQGNLIEYIDQILAQTGLEGDCITLEITESMLIDNISQTIDLLSQLKSRKIQISIDDFGTGYSSLNYLHRLPADNLKIDRSFVSQMQQGNRNYQVVSTIIALSNQLGLAVVAEGIETPQQLQWLQELGCEFGQGYLFSKPLSHQTVEALLTTSKILHYIL from the coding sequence ATGAATGAACTGTTGAACATCCTGATTATTGAAGATTCAGAGGAGGATGCTATGTTAGTTATTCATGAATTGCGTCGCGGTGGTTTCAATCCAAACTGGCAGCGTGTGCAAACAGACAAGGAACTACAAATAGCACTCAATAGTCAGACTTGGGATGTGATGATTTCAGATTACCGACTGCCAGGATTCAATGCTCCTGCGGCTTTGGAAATAGCAAAGCAGAGCCAAAAAGATATTCCTTTTATTTTGGTTTCCGGCACAATTGGCGAAGTACTTGCTGTGGAAATGATGAAAGCGGGTGCGAATGATTATGTCATGAAGGACAACTTAAATCGATTGCCAGAGGCAGTGCGTAGAGAACTTCGGGATGCACAGGTGAGAGCGGAGCGCAAACAAGCTCAAAAGCTGTTACAAACATTAGCGTCTAATATACCCGGAATGATTTACAGCTTTGTTCAGTATTCTAATGGTTCTATTGCGTTTGATTACATTAGTTTTGGCTGTCTGGATCTTTTAGAGTTAACGCCAGATCAAATTTTAGAAAATGCCTCTCTTTGCTTTGTACAAATTCATCCCGATGATTATCCAGGATGTTATGCAGCAGCCAACGAGAGCGCTCAAACTTTAAAACCATTTTCTTACGAGTGGCGATTAGTTACACCTTCTGGCAAACTCAAATGGGTACAGGCCAGCGCTCGTCCAGAATGTCGAGAAAATGGGGATATTGTCTGGTATGGTGTTTTATTAGATGTGAGCGAACGACAAGTTGCGCTGCGCGATCGCAAACAAGCACAAGAGTTAATTATCCACAACTCTTTACACGATCCCTTAACGGATTTACCAAATCGCACACTTTTGATAGAGCGGCTAGAACTAGCCATCAACCGAGCTAAACGATTAGAAACCTATCGTTATGCCGTCTTGTTTCTAGACTTAGACCGATTTAAAGTGATCAATGACAGCCTCGGACATCTTGCTGGAGATCAACTGTTAAAGAATATTGCTCACAAACTAAAAACTCATCTGCGGGAAGTTGATTTAGTTGCTCGAATTGGTGGTGACGAATTTGTAATTTTGCTGGAAGATATTTCTGATATTGAAAAAGCTATTCAAATTACTGAGCGTATGCTCATAGATTTTCAAACACCATTGATACTTAATGATACCGAAGTAGTTATCAGTACAAGCATCGGGATTGTTTTAGGAACAAACAAATATTCTCAAGCCTCCGATTTACTCCGAGATGCCGATATTGCTATGTATCAAGCCAAAGCTCAAAGGAGAAACTCGTATAAAATTTTTGATGTCAGAATGCACACTCAAGCCGTAAATCGACTAACTATAGAAACAGATATTCGCAAAGCTATCGAACGAGAAGAGTTTGTTATATATTACCAGCCAATTGTTGACATACTTGGGGATGGGCAAAGCAAAGCAGGACGACTGATTGGATTTGAAGCATTGCTGCGCTGGCAACACCCAACTCGTGGGTTAGTCTTACCGAAAGAATTTGTCCCTATCGCGGAAGAAACGGGGCTAATTGTGCAAATTGATCGCTGGATGCTCTACAAAGCTTGTCAACACCTAGCAAACTGGAAAGCAAAGTTTACTACTCACTTCCCAATCAAGGTTAATATTAACCTCTCTGTTCAAGACATTCGCCAAGGAAACTTAATTGAATACATCGATCAAATACTAGCCCAAACAGGTTTAGAAGGCGACTGTATAACCCTAGAAATTACTGAAAGTATGCTAATTGATAATATTAGTCAGACAATTGATTTATTAAGCCAATTAAAGTCTAGAAAAATTCAAATTAGCATTGATGACTTTGGTACTGGTTATTCGTCGCTCAATTATCTCCATCGTTTACCTGCTGATAATTTAAAGATTGATCGCTCTTTTGTAAGTCAGATGCAGCAAGGAAACCGTAATTATCAGGTAGTTAGTACTATTATTGCTTTAAGCAATCAACTCGGATTAGCCGTTGTTGCAGAAGGTATCGAAACACCGCAGCAACTTCAATGGTTACAGGAACTGGGATGCGAATTTGGTCAAGGCTATCTATTTTCTAAGCCTCTAAGCCACCAGACAGTAGAAGCACTTCTGACGACAAGTAAAATTTTGCATTATATCCTCTGA
- a CDS encoding response regulator, translating to MSDQPIDQPPYFEQVLSIVLVEDNATDAELTIRALRRGRIGNNIQLLEDGAEALDFFFCRGEYAHRSMTNQPKVILLDLKLPRISGLEVLRQLKSDPRTQMIPVVVLTSSAEDQDMIESYQLGVNSYIVKPVDFEQFNQAVQQLGFYWILFNRLPVF from the coding sequence ATGAGTGACCAACCCATAGATCAGCCTCCATATTTTGAGCAAGTACTTTCCATTGTATTAGTTGAAGATAATGCCACCGATGCCGAGTTAACTATCCGAGCATTACGTCGCGGTAGAATTGGCAACAATATTCAACTGCTCGAAGATGGAGCCGAAGCCCTAGATTTTTTCTTTTGTCGGGGAGAGTACGCCCACCGTAGCATGACGAATCAACCCAAAGTCATTTTGCTGGATTTGAAACTGCCAAGGATAAGTGGGTTAGAAGTTTTACGGCAACTCAAATCCGATCCACGCACACAAATGATTCCGGTTGTGGTGCTGACCTCTTCTGCTGAAGACCAGGATATGATCGAGAGTTACCAGCTTGGGGTGAATAGCTACATCGTCAAACCTGTGGATTTTGAACAATTTAACCAAGCAGTCCAACAGCTTGGTTTTTATTGGATCTTGTTTAACCGATTGCCAGTTTTTTAA